Within Nematostella vectensis chromosome 1, jaNemVect1.1, whole genome shotgun sequence, the genomic segment ccgcagtcttcacacaggctgcggtagtcggactcgaaccagcggatgttcccttgtgcctactccttgagcatatcgtaaggcccctctttatgtccccagggcgggacctgcccatagtcgccacaacacactacctgacacggccgcgtggcgagataccctaggatggcgcgtagcactttagtctgtacctaacagcactcgtcaatgatgattacttctgcgagacggtcgagtttgtgccccagctcggaaggtctccactcctctatgggcttctccgctggtatgcagaggtagtggtggtaggtttgagccttcaccgcgaggcgcgggttgttgcgatggtcgtgggcgaggtcgttcgcgggggtgagcaccacaacgttgcggccgcggaaaatgctcaccgcccactcggtcttccccgatcctccttggctggctagatacatctttgcagaggttgcggccactagatcgtacggcagactcggcgcagtgcttggctccctagccaagctCCCCAACTTCTTCGGACtccaagccgcttcgggtcgcctctcgtacccaggcttcttgtggcgccactctccataccccGGATTTCGCTACAcgagctttacaccactgggcaccgcctttgcgtttatggcatctgtgcacactcggaggacgccttcgcgagggatccgcctcaacatgcgtcgcaacgctatgtttgtgtacgccaagacgaaggccctgatatggtaccattgtgaacgccggacaccgtctttgtattggatcagatgagctccgtcggcatgctcgaagttaagtaagtggtcggtgcccgcaaggaggtttgtcagatacgcggcttcttcacggtcgcggaatacgatcgaggactcgtcgccatggcgagcgcacttgcctacgaaacggacagcgagatctcgaccctcagggtactgcgagtcttcgccgccggggaCGTTCgaagggaagccgtatttccgtaccaaatcaatggcgtccgaggcgtcgctgaagacactgtcctcgcgtcctaggtacgccgcacgcatgtcgatttGCGCCGtaggctgcgcccctaagttttccttgctattccacactttggactcaacctgcgccgctcgccagacgtccctgtatttaagaggcgttggcctgatgttctctctttgggtccacttcttgaagcgataccctattgcaccgCCCATCGTGTGCGGGTGGTCATCAGgaagccattgaggatcatatcctgtctcgtctgtaaacgccctgtcgatagcagGGTACAGTCgatacagtttgccttcgtgcgtgacaaTAACACTcccacacagccagaccctcgtgcttctggggatcgccctgtttatgaagcgaatgagcacctccctcacttttgcctcgcgcgtttttgtggcggcactggttagagccttctcctgacataacgaacgaagctccccctcagcctcgaagtctaggccgtggacgctcgcgatcgcaggtggttcagtcggaagctccgcccaggcgtggttattgtggcaagggatgcggatttgtgtgtaccccgtcttgtacttccccgagtcccacataacgttgcccagggcgtccacggctaccagctttatctcgagcttcttttccatctcaaagaggtcttctttggtgcatcccgtagtgggccagcttcttgtcatatcgctcgaggatcttgcctcgtgtcttggttagaccaagggagcgataggtgccgcgattcctcaagaagtcggcaacatagctcacaacacagttagcgaaggcgtcactcccctcttgctcaaacattggcccaggctccccattttgctcagcttaagggcgaagctcgtatctcacgtagacgaggtactctcgtcctttctcccaaatacccgcatcgatgccctccagggcgccgactgcgatttggtcccctcttttgactaatgacccaccaatcttgtgctccgagcgccctccCTCCtccgtgattggcgccaatggctctgcgggggccttaccaacgaccgtgaagagtccgtaacgccggtcggggtctaccatctcgagcaccatCGACAGCACTGCGTTTGCCctcagagactctcgctcgtgcgagacccaccacaccgagccgtcgtcattaatatcagaccccgcataaccggctttagagcaatgacacctgctccaccaagatcttgtatctcctggtaaacaccggcgcttatgtcttggccccgaagagtggcatccacgcttgggaaccgaagatgggcgccgccgacgaagagagaatagtactcaTCGGGGTGTAAGCCCTCTGGGCCCTCTTGCCGCCGTTCCAGCAGCAATGGGTCGAACTCGCGACAGACTTCCTCTGGCCGCGAGCTCGCCGGCatgagcggcttaagcagcttgcgctggaccagccctgccagtacggcgggcgcctccttgtcaggcatgctattgagaatctcctctatataagcgtccatgtttgggtataccttgtgccacccagtctctaattgcccgtatcacagccggcggggcgagtgtttgggtatgccttgtgctacctagtctctaattgcccgtatcacagccggcgggacgagtgtttgggtatgccttgtgccacctagtctctaattgcccgtatcaaagccggcgggacgagtgtttgggtatgccttgtgccacccagtctctaattgcccgtatcgcgggctgcgatgtcagacaggacgagtgtttgggttgcgacgtcagacaggacgagtgtttgggtacgTCTTGTGCCACCCaatctctaattgcccgtatcgcgggctgcgatgtcagacaggacgagtgcgaaccattttcgagcgcgcctctcgatgcCGCGCATTCTCTGCCCTTCACGATTCGttccgcaggggcggcacaaccgcgtctccgactgcgtccctatgccgcagatcctgcactgcacggggagggggctgcccttacggagcctttgtaGGTGCACCTtgtagtaggtgtccatgcacctctggccgcacgtgtttgcatggccgacctttagccacccgcagtaatcttttccgcacttcatcgTTCGAACactcggtataccacaggacagacgggggtccaattgcaaggttcccactcgtttctatgaaagggCCCAGTCCCGCTGCTGTCGATAGACAgcggattaatgattgctaaccattGCTAATTATTCATCTACGTGGAGTGTGTTTTGCCTAGACTTACTTTTGCTAATTatccatctacgcgaagtggtcccgacgcaGATTAATTattagcaattattaatctacgcgaaacgcgtttcggtgcCACTGAAAGCCCCCAGCCTGGCCCGGGGCTGGGGGGGtcggaggggcgattcgcgcccCCCACTCGTTTCACTGAAagcccccagtcccccccgaCGTTTGTTTACGAACAATCAACCGCACAATTTCTATCCTTTTTATGGGATAATGTATGAACAAACTAGCTGAATTACTAGTTAGGAACTaggtataataaaaaaaacaacaacatcaacatcccATCATGGctttaaacacgaacgcgcggtataaaagggaACGCTCCGCCCCCTTTTTGCATACTAATCAGTATCCAACATGGCGTCTGGTAGCGTTATCAAAGGAGGGAATTAAAGCTCGAATAAAGCATaatgaaaaaaactttttattaGTCAATAAAGCTCTAATTTAATAATTGTGGTTTTTGTTGCATGTATAGTATTTTTTGTCTTCGACAGGCTGTATAATTACGGTATTTTCCGTCTTTTTTGTTGTGAATGGAGGCTGTTTTTGAAATTCGCGCCATTTTCCCAGTGTCAATCAGTCCTTTTGCTGCAGTCTCACTCTTTTCCTTCCTCCGAGCCTCCCTCAGTTTGTTATTGTGGATAGCAGATTCAACTAAAAGAACAGCCGCAAAACAACCCCCAAATATAGAGACCAAAGCCAGAAGTTCGGTCTTTCAGTCAATGTATAAGCAGTGCAACGGCCATTTGCAATGGTGGCGAAATCCTTTTTGAGACCGAAGCACCCTATTCAACATAGAGCTTTCTACAGGAGACGAAGGTCGACTTGAGAGAATAAAGGATCAACAACAAGATTGCAAATCCCGTCCTGGTTCATCAAAGGAAACCTCAACGACACAGAGCACTACTCACGCGAACATCGAGTAATCAACAACTGATATGTACTTATAACTTACTTATTCACGCTGAAGTTCCTTCCTCCACTCAGCTCTTCAGTCCTTTTAAATAGCTTTCGATTAAATCCCAGGAAGCCAGTTCAATGAATTTATGTATTCACTAAGTCTgttttattagaaaaaaacgAAAGGAAAGTGTTGTAGTCTTTGTTTTGACCCGAAAGCATTGCATTTTGTAGACAGGGGCACTGCCAGCGTGCAGTTGCAATGTGTTTGCGGTGACTCCATGAAGTGGATAAACTCACTATGTCATCTGGAAGTGTGGTGAAATACAATGTCAAAATAAGGTAAGATTTGTATGTATCTTTCCTCGTAATTTTGAAATGTCATGTATAAATAAAGACTACAATAGAATCATTATATTGTCTATACTGTTCAGAATGATGCTTCATGGCCTAGGATCAACTGATCACAGAGACAGTATGCTAGTGTTTGCGATGCAGCCCTGATATGATATGAAGATATTTGGCATAGACATGAAGCATTGATATACAGCTTCAAATTAAAATGCCCCTCTTTGAATCATCGCTCACGCCTCACCCAAACAATGTTCTAGTGTCCTGTGTAGGATTTTGGGTGGAGCATTCAGCTCATATCCACTTGAACTACAATACTACAACATGTCTTTAGGGTGTGTGTACATCATCTTTATTATGAGACATAAATTTtctgctttttgcatgatatctATGTCAGGGCACACCCACTTGACAATTCATGGCTATGTGCTCCAGAAATCTAAATCTGAAATAGACATTAAGCCAGGTTAGGACCTACTATAAAATAATAGCCCCTCTCCATATGCCCAGGTTCCTAAAATGTGTATCTTTATCTTTACAAAATACTTTCATCATAATGCATTACAACACATCTTGGTTTATGTATATGTTGAATATACTAAATTGGTGTGTTATTTCTGTAGTTCATGACACATTTTACCTATACAGCTATTTTGTGTAACTATTCGATAACAAAGTTAACCTAAATTTTCCTAACTTTCCTAAattttcctaattttcctgcagtttatttttccatcattgtgaaaacatttacaaaaaatgaaacaataaGCAATCTGTAACACAACCAGTGACTGACATGTATTGCGTGACTTTCGCGCCATAGTTATTCATTATGTTAATTTATGCATGTAGCTTTATACTTGTGTACAACTTGTACGACTCGCACGAGTATCATAATAAACCCTGCAGTTCATGAAACACGACATGGCTGTCAGTAGCGGGATCTTCTAGAAGTCACAGACTGGaaggagaaagaaaaacgtgaGTTTATTCCAATTGTTCTTTGGTACAAGCTAGCGAAATGAGCGATTTGATCGGATTTGAAACTCCTAAACTCGACATGGCTTTCAGTAGCGGGATCTTCTAGAAGTCACAGACTGGaaggagaaagaaaaacgtgaGTTTATTCCAATTGTTCTTTGGTATAAGCCAGCGAAATGAGCGATTTGATCGGATTTAAAACTCCCAAAATAGACTGGACCACGAGCCCCGACATTGAATTGAAGTTCAAACGTTTTCGCCAGAAATGTGAATTATTATTTGACGGGCCGCTAAAACAGAGGTCGGAGGAAAATCGGATTTAAAACTCCCAAAATAGACTGGACCACGAGCCCCGACATTGAATTGAAGTTCAAACGTTTTCGCCAGAAATGTGAATTATTATTTGACGGGCCGCTAAAACAGAGGTCGGAGGAACAGAAGTGTAGATATTTACTCCTCTGGACGGGAGATTATGGCCTTGACTTGTTTAATACATGGAATTTGAGCACAGAAGAGGCGAACAAATTGGCCGAATATTGGAAGCGTTTCGAAGAGCAGGTGAAACCACAATCCAACCACTTACTAAATCGATTTTACCTAAGATCCCTGAAGCAAAACAACAGGCCGCTAGACGAATTCCTTACTGAGGCAAACTACTTATCCAGAATAGTGGTTTTCCCACCGACTTACACGATGAGCTAATGCGAGATTCTCTTGTTTTTGGAGCCGACTCCGACGCGGTACAAAAGAAGTGCATCGCCAAAAGGAAATTCCCTCTCCTTCAAGAGAGCCAGGGAAATCGCCCACACTGAGGAGGCGACACGGCTACAAATGAACGACATGAGCAACCCCCAGAATCAGAGAGAGGTAAACTCCACccagaacaacaacaaagctAGAAAGCAACGAAAAGGTAAAACCCACCCAGTAAATAGATCTAACAAGAAGCCTGGTGATGAAAATGGCGCATCCGCTCAGCACCATACACCAGATAATTGTGGAAGATGTGGAAATACACCCCACAAAAAGGGCCAGAAATGCCCAGCTATCGATTCAGAGTGCTTTGCCTGCCACAAAACTGGACACTATCAGCACATGTGCTTTACACCTCCAAAAAAATTTGTCCATTCAATTGGTGATGAAAATTGTGATGAAAGAGTTTTCTTCGGAACTCTAGTGGCAGAAACCAGCACTAATGAAAATAGCCCAAGCGGAATTGAAAGCATCTTCCAGCTAGAAAACCGCAACCGCGTAACGACGGAATTGCAGTTAACTTCCAAACCACACCACAAAAATACCATCCCTATTGTATGTAGAATTGATACTGGCGCAGAACCCAACGTCATTGCAAAGAAGGACATTGAGTGCCTTTtcccgaaaaaaaaaggacagCTGGAGAAACCTGGCTGCAAAATCATGTCCTACGGTGGACATGAAATCTCGAACCTGGGGCAGTGTCAATTGTATGTGCACCACAAGGGTCAAGTTAAAGAAATAACATTCAATGTTACTGAAGTATCAGGTCCTGCCATAATTGGCTGCAAGACATGTGATGATCTCGAGCTAGTGAAGTACAACCTTAACCTTGACAAAGCCCCCAAGGCCCAATCCCATAGTCAACATGACAACATGCACACCCCACTCACTAAGGGAAAATTAGTGAACAGCTACAAAGATCGTTTTGAGGGACGAGGAGGCAAAGAGGGAGATCATCGGCTTTACACCACGACAACTTGTGGATAAGATTCGCACAGAGCGCAGAAAGATTAAACGTGATCTAGACAAGAAAAAATTTGCTCGTCATTAAGAACACTGACTTTTAGGCTGTCACCATGCTGACAAGCCATTTTGTTACAATCATGGCGTTGATTTTATGACTTAAATGTAAGTTGTGTATTCCAGCTTCTGTTTTCCAGAAAAGCCATTTGTTGATACCTCGTTTCAAGAAACAACATTTCAATTTGTTAATCGAGCAAGCAATATTTCTtgtattattgtatttgtttattttatgacTTGAACAACTCATATGTTAAGCCCCCTTTTCAAGGGCTTCGATGCTTTATTGTTAAGAAGAGACAACCTTGCAGAACTCAGAATAAACATAATAGTTTATCATTGTCTAGCATCAAATGCTTGCTATGTGAATCGTTGAAAAAGCTGGAAAAACAACTATATTGCTCTTTCAAATACCCCCGCGGTCACAAATATTATTAGCATGTGATGGCGTTTGATTACATTCTTTAACTGGAGTGAAATATTTGTCAGCTTTTGCATTGATATCGCCAAATAAACCGCACGACACGCGCTAATAGTATCTGCGTAAGTACCACGCGCCTTCTTTATTCAGAAACAAAACGCGCTTAGAGTATCTGTAAGGAGCATGCGTCTTGTTTATTGCATCATTTTCTTTGTTCATTTGATGACTTGAAAGTCTGATATGTTTAGTACGTCGATGCTTCAAATTGTTAAGAAGAGGCTATCTTaaggaattaaaaaaaaaaatcataagagTTGCTACAATCAAGCTTTACAAATTATTGCAGAAAATATCCTCTGTTTCTGTTTTAAATACCCTCTGGTTAACAAGACGAGGATAATACGCTTGCATTAGTATCGACCAATATATACTTTTTGAGGAAAGAACTCTCGCATTAGTAAAACGCACAATTTTCACtatgtttctttttgtaaCCTCAAGAgtctttgaataaaaaaagaaaagacttTGTTACATTAAATATTCAGATTTACTGCACTTCCCAAAGAATATGCAAcacgaaaagaaaagaaaattgtgATCCGAAAACTACTGAATACTCATTTCTGTGTATTCTGTCGCACACCCTGCAAATGTTCCTTTTCGTAACATTCGTGCATTTTGAACGCACtcaggaaaaaaattaaaactctCTTCTGCTTGACCGTATTGCTTTCATTCTTTCATATTACATCGACAGATGACAAAGCCACGCAATCTATCGAAAACGATCGATAGCCACCGTTGTTACGAGCTCAAATCGCATTTTTGCGTGGATGTGATAGATTaaccaaaaaaactgtgttttGAGATTTTTGCGTAACATCAATTTTTTCCGAAAAAGTCACGTAATTTGTTAAAACACAACCAAATATTCCCAAAATTGTTGGTCACCATCCTCAGCTATTCCTCTCGCTAACCTATAAATAACATATAAATAACAATGCATTAGACTGTGAATTTAAAGAGATATTACGTTTTTATGCAGGGAACCAAATATTACTACTTTTCGAAATTTGATAAGGATAAGTCGACTATAGAGTACATGTACATCTACTAGACTTGAAAGCTTTTAAATTATAACACGAATTAAAACGTTTCAGGAAGCTTGGTGGCCAGTATGCATGTTAGTAAAGGGGATATATCCCCATGATTAAGTATTCTATTTCAGAAACCTGAAGAGTGTTCCTTTTAGTAACATTTTCGACTTTGTCAAGACTTGAAGCCCTTAAATATTAACGCAAGCTAATACGGTCATCAGTGCCGTAAAATATGTATTTTATCTAGCCAACCGCCTTAATATGGTTCGAAAAGTATGTCGTATATGACAGAAGGTCAACTTTGAAAAAAGGTTACGAAAAGAACCCACGATGAATCtagggacggacggacggacggacggacagacagacagacagacagatagatgTTGGATTATTAAAACCAATTGCAGTAGTGACTGAATTGCTGGGTCCGTCAGCGCCAGCAACAATCACACACATTGATATTTTACAGAAATAAAATCATTGAACCTATGTGTGTGTCCTATCTGAGGTCTTAAAGCATTAGATGGTTAGATGGCAGGCTATAACTGCGTCTCTCCTATCCCTAAGGGACTTGAGACCAGGCATGTCCAaaccttcccccctccccgaGCCCCaacaccccccacccctccctcctggCCGCAAAcaagttggtcatttcttattgaaagaCTAGATAGACAGTTGGTACAGAATAGAAGCTATTGTATTAGCCTGGTCTCATGTGAAAATATCCGCACTGAGcaaggtacagtacagtaaaGTACAGACTTTGTCATTTTagatataacaataataatgataaaaaagaaatgcctttGTAAAGCTCCATGTAAGAGCTACACAACTAAAAGGACTGCCTAATGGCATGTGAACTAGAAATTCGGTTGGCCAAGACTCAAAATCATAGCCTAACTGTtcttaaatatttttgttttagggTTTATGAGTTTGTGTAACATGGCTTATTAGATATATGTGACGTGGGGTATTATTAAATCAAAGTCTGCGAGTATTGATTACCTATATCAAGGCATTGTGTAATAATACTTCTCAAGAAGCCAGCTTACAACAGCTGATCACATCTTCAAGAGCTCTGACAAAATTGATTCATCAAGTCAGCTTGATGTTATTGATGCTAAGAGTTGCTCAAAAATGTCTCTTCTAAACACTATTTATGTACACACATCAGTTACAAGCTTCCCCCTGTTGAGGTTTGCAAATGAGCCAGTGTCCCATCTCTCGGATTCCACAATACGTTCAGCAGCTGACTTCTTAGGCGATGTCCAGGACATCCCCCCTTCTGTTAGTAAGGCTTACAACAACTGTTGTCACCCTTCGTAACTGATGCAACACAAATCAATCCCAGTTTCCTTTCTCGTGATAAAAATGAGCCCCTATACTCATTGCACACTTACTATCTTCCCAATAGGGGCTCACCCTACTTCCAAGAGTACACGAGATTCTGGCTTGGCTtctaaacaaaattaaaaaaacgctCCAAGAGCTCGACTCAGTCACAAACAACCCCAGTCCTACAAAAGAATGCAagacaaaaatataaacagcgTCATCAAAACTGCTAAACTATTGTATTATCTTGTACAATAATCGATTTTCAAGTTTATTCCAAAAAAGCCATTACAGTGCTCATTGCAGACCGGTTTAGCTTAACCGAAAAGTTGATGGTGAGTATTTTGCTAAAGCCCCTTTTGTTAAAAAATCAGTCATATAGTCATACCAGAATCCTTTATCATATAGTCTAGAATATGATACCAGAATATGATACCATACGCTGGTGAGTAGTATAGGTTGGCTGGTTTTTGAGCTCTTGTCTTCCTAGTTGTCCTCCTAACGTCATCATTGCTAAAGTTACTTATATGACTAGCAATAACTGAAACAACTGACTTAATGAAGATAATAAACCAAGGCTCTAAAGCAAATAATAGCCCGGTCATGACATAATTTCAAGTAACTCACCTGGCCTGTTTAGTTCATGATTACTGTAAACGTAAAACAAATGTTTAGGAAATATTATTGATTGTGATACCCCATCTGCCTCCCTAGTTAGTAAAACGGCAATACATACCAGTCATGTCCGCGCTATATGCTTCCTCATTTCTGGATAAAGAGTATAAAGCAGTAGTTAGTTGGAAAGACCTTCACTTGAGCGTAGGAGCAACtcattttatttaaagagCCGGGGAAAGAAAGtagaaaagaaaatgatatGCAAGACTGTCAGTATTATAAGGCAAACTTCTGGAAAATACCTGAATGAATACAGAACAATTAGAAATACGGTTGCACTTGGAGAATTTATGTTTTGTAACCCGCAGTACTTCATGGATGTCAAATAAATGCAAGTaagcataaataaaaaagaaatctaTCCTTCAAAACCTgtaacatttttgttttgttaagcGTAGGCTGTGCCCTAGAAATTGTTGTCGAGCAGATAAGTGCATAAAAAAGTCATTATTGCCTAGGCGTATCAATGGACGGGGGGGACTAGGGGGTTTGAGTGAAACTAGTGGGgggcgcgaatcgcccctccgggcctcccagccccgctTTCAGTGAAGcgagtgggaggcgcgaatcgcccctccgtGCCTCCCAGCCCCACTCCAGGCTGGGGACTTTCGGTgacgcgtagattaataatttaatctacgtcgggaccacttcgcgcaGATGGGTAAATCACTCCGCGTAGATGGGTaattagcaatcattaatctatGTCGGGGGACGTGTGCTAGGACCGTGAAAACGAGgagggccgccaacctacggagccgtttttcggccgtaaattcaaagccgctggcgtggcgtttaaacctgagttttactcaCGCGGTGCTTGAATTGCTCCCAATCCCCCAGTTTGGTCGTTCAATTATGCTTGTTTTTATGACTTAGAACTTCTCTCGGGATTTCTCTGCTAAAGCAGCGATGATAGGGCGATGCCATTGAGGGATTCGAACGAATACCGTCGTGTGTTCTTTTTATCGAACGCTCGATCACCGACCACAGGTCTACGATCTTATGGCAGTCCTTGTTTGCCACAGAAGCCTCCTGTTTCCGAAATACAGTTTCAGAGAGGCGGTCGAACATTTTAAGACTCCATCTACGAAGGCGTCCTCCTCTTTCCCCTCGGTTGTTACTGAAAGTTTCCAGCCAAGCACTTTAGGTCTTATTTGGGtcgagccgccatcttggataattgAGCTTGGTACTTCATGACATATGTTTTTAAGGGCTTTGTGACTCGCACTCTAATAAATGGAGCTGTTATGAAGTATCATGGCTGCATTTTTCCAATGATGCAGTTCGAACCCCAAaggacttgcaattagacatccgtctgtcctgtggtataccgagcgttcgaaggatgaagtgcggaaaagattattgcgggtggctaaaggtcggccacgcaaacacgtgcggccggaggtgcatggacacctactgcaaggtgcacctccaaaggctccgtaagggcagccccctccccgtgccgtgcaggatctaCGGCATAGGAACTcggtcggagacgcggttgtgccgcccctgcggagcgaatcgtgaagggcagaggatgGGTGGCGTCGGGAGGCGCGCTCGGaaatggttcgcactcgtcctgtctggcATCACAGCCCGcggtacgggcaattagagactgggtggcacagggCATACCCAAACGCTCGTCCTGTCCGACACCGTGGCCCGCGGTgcgaacatcctggacgaggacatccccgacgatgtcaaacacaagctgcttaagccgctcgtaccggcgaAAGTGTGGGCAGAGAAAGTCCGGCGCGGGTTCGACCCTTtgccgccgtcccggcagcaaagGGGCTCagagagcttagaccccgagaagtACTATTCGCTCTTCGttggcggcgcccatcttcggttccccagcgtggatgccactcttagGGGCCAAGACgtaagcgccggtgtttaccaggagatacgagatcttggtggagcaggtgtcattgctctaaagccggttatgcgggggcctgatattaatgactaCGGCTCGGTTTGGTGGGTCTtgcacgagcgagagtctctgagGGCAAACGCAGTGCTGCCGatggtgctcgagatggtagaccccgaccggcgttacggattcttcacggtcgttggtaagggcCCCGCAGAGCCGttggcgccaatcacggaggaggaagggcgctcggagcacaagattggtgggtcgttagtcaaaagaggagaccaaatcgcagtcggcgccctggaaggcatcggtGCGGGTATTagggagaaaggacgagagtacctcgtctacgtgagatacgagcttcgccctctacctgagcaaaatggggagcctgggccaatgtttgagcgaggggggagtgacgccttcgctaactgtgttgtgagctatgttgccgacttcttgaggaatcgcggcatctcgcgctcccttggtctaaccaagacacgaggcaagattcTCGAGCGAtatgacaagaagctggccactacgggatgcaccaaagaagacctctttgagatggaaaagaagctcgagatAAAGATTGTAGCCGTGGACTCCTTGGGCAACAttatgtgggactcggggaagtacaagagGGGGTACGCACAAATccgcatcccttgccacaataaccacgcctgggcggagcttccgactgaaccacctgcgatcgcaagcgtccacggcctagacttcgaggctgagagggagcttcgttcgttatgccAGGAGAAGGCAGCGCTTCGCGCGAGGCGAaggtgcgagaggtgctcatccgctttataaacagggcgatccccagaagcacgaggatctggctgt encodes:
- the LOC125561742 gene encoding uncharacterized protein LOC125561742 → MNDMSNPQNQREVNSTQNNNKARKQRKVAETSTNENSPSGIESIFQLENRNRVTTELQLTSKPHHKNTIPIVCRIDTGAEPNVIAKKDIECLFPKKKGQLEKPGCKIMSYGGHEISNLGQCQLYVHHKGQVKEITFNVTEVSGPAIIGCKTCDDLELVKYNLNLDKAPKAQSHSQHDNMHTPLTKGKLVNSYKDRFEGRGGKEGDHRLYTTTTCG